Part of the Pyxidicoccus trucidator genome is shown below.
GCTCCCGAGGGTGCTCGCTGCGCCCTCGGGTGTGCTGGGCCTGAGAACCACACCCGGGAAGGAGCGCGCGCGACTCCGCGCAGTGGCTCCTTTCCTTCATCCACGTCTGGCGTATGGCTACTTCTTCCGTCCTCCTCCTCGCGCTCGCCGCCACGTCGATACAGCCCGAGCAGACCTCCTCCGACCTTCCTCCGGTCACCGCCCAGCCGAAGGTGGAGGATGCGATGCTCACGCCCGTCCCACCGGCTCCCCGGCTGGTGAAGACCTGGGACGAGGCGCTGACCCTGGTGCTCGAGCGGTCCACGGACCTGCGCAGCGTGGAGGCCGGCGTGCAACGCGCCAGTGGCCGGTGGCGCCAGGCCCTGTCGGCGCTGCTGCCCAACGCGCGCGCCCAGGCCAGCGTGGCCATTGACGTCCTCAACCCCGACACCCCCGCGGTGACAAACCCGGGCACGGGCGCCGGCACGAGCGGACGCACGCCCACGGCGCCACTGGGCACAGTCACCGCGACGCTGACGCAGTCGGTGGTGGACCTGGGCGCGTGGCGCGGGCTGTCGTCGGCCCGGGCCGCGGAGACGGGCGCGGTGGCGAGCCTCCAGGACGCGCGCCGCCGCCTCACC
Proteins encoded:
- a CDS encoding TolC family protein, whose product is MATSSVLLLALAATSIQPEQTSSDLPPVTAQPKVEDAMLTPVPPAPRLVKTWDEALTLVLERSTDLRSVEAGVQRASGRWRQALSALLPNARAQASVAIDVLNPDTPAVTNPGTGAGTSGRTPTAPLGTVTATLTQSVVDLGAWRGLSSARAAETGAVASLQDARRRLTLGLAQVLVATVAAERAAEINRVGLQRALEREALTR